From a single Osmerus eperlanus chromosome 8, fOsmEpe2.1, whole genome shotgun sequence genomic region:
- the wdcp gene encoding WD repeat and coiled-coil-containing protein isoform X1, which yields MDLGKAKLLRTGLNTLHQAIHPVHGLAWTDGKQVCLTSLCCVNGEVKFGDTNVIGQFEHVLGLFWGPLCCSGSAALLAVQHKKHVTVWQLQLSSLEQNKLLCTQTCEMSEPFPLLSQGCVWHPKMDILVVLTKKDASVLFSVRVDNRRVKAEIRASGLIHCACWTQDGTRLVIAIGSALHSYIWNDIQKSLVPCSFCPVFDVAGYICAIESTGEAQVAVATELPLDRICGLNAGMAFDLPADGEHLSGEGSPVVLLDEDGCLDRRRSFNFDRSCISSNSGPMDLTHILARHRRSDPSPLIHLRRKDHLTGSGQDSSHLILVTYERKVTTTRKVSIPGILVPDIVAFDPRGGTVAVASNTCNMVLVYCIMPSAMPNVQQISLQKNERPKGVCFLTDKMLLMMVGKQKSNDPAFLPSSNTDKYLLRITYKELVYDGEAPKACSPSPGNPDSPFIFHHGIRRHSESSGKEEREHVGGIKELVLPSGAVISSASPRNSRRLVEEVRSPEPSPFASSTDFSDRAASSASSVTVENFDMDHVHRMSSLAVSGQASRESSRPCSPRFDPADKFHTDPTLPKTTCLPKERPVDQLNNNMERIFTRFADMQQCLAEIRDFTQNGKKAQGGYPNACEPPYVNVTCQKQLSENVFIDERRPVLLCEGKLCLRVLQELFNISIVEMMYGPLWVVLVADGEGFVPLAFKPKEELTVRNGKRKSPLRSPGTPEGSCPSSPVQRSTNNHTSASI from the exons ATGGATCTGGGCAAAGCCAAGCTGCTAAGGACGGGACTGAACACTCTCCACCAGGCTATCCACCCTGTCCACGGGTTAGCGTGGACGGATGGGAAGCAAGtctgcctcacctctctctgctgCGTCAACGGGGAAGTCAAGTTCGGCGACACCAACGTCATCGGGCAGTTTGAGCATGTGCTGGGGCTCTTCTGGGGCCCGCTGTGTTGCTCCGGCTCCGCGGCGCTGCTGGCCGTCCAGCACAAGAAGCACGTGACCGTGTGGCAGCTGCAGCTGAGCTCCCTGGAGCAGAACAAGCTGCTGTGCACCCAGACCTGCGAGATGAGCGAGcccttccccctgctctcccagggctgtgtgtggcacCCTAAGATGGACATTCTGGTGGTGCTGACCAAGAAGGACGCCTCGGTGCTCTTCTCCGTCCGGGTGGACAACCGCCGGGTGAAGGCGGAGATCCGAGCCAGCGGACTGATCCACTGTGCCTGCTGGACCCAGGACGGCACGCGCCTGGTGATCGCTATAGGCAGCGCCCTGCACTCCTACATCTGGAACGACATCCAGAAGAGTCTGGTGCCGTGCTCTTTCTGCCCCGTCTTCGACGTGGCTGGTTACATCTGCGCCATCGAGTCCACGGGGGAGGCCCAGGTGGCCGTGGCGACAGAGCTGCCCCTGGACAGGATCTGTGGGCTGAACGCGGGGATGGCTTTCGACCTGCCCGCAGATGGTGAGCACCTGTCAGGGGAGGGCTCTCCCGTGGTCCTGCTGGACGAGGACGGCTGTCTGGACCGGAGGAGGTCCTTTAACTTTGACAGGTCCTGCATCTCCTCAAACTCGGGTCCCATGGACCTCACCCACATCCTGGCCAGACACCGGCGCTCAGaccccagccccctcatccacctccgCCGCAAGGACCACCTGACAGGCTCCGGGCAGGACTCCTCACACCTGATCCTGGTCACCTACGAACGTAAGGTCACCACCACACGTAAGGTGAGCATTCCTGGCATCCTTGTCCCGGACATCGTGGCCTTTGACCCAAGGGGCGGTACGGTGGCAGTGGCGTCTAACACCTGTAACATGGTGCTGGTCTACTGCATCATGCCCTCGGCCATGCCCAACGTCCAGCAAATCTCCCTGCAGAAGAACGAGAGGCCCAAGGGAGTGTGCTTCCTCACTGACAAGATGCTGCTGATGATGGTGGGAAAGCAGAAGTCCAACGACCcagccttcctcccctcctccaacacTGACAAGTACCTCCTGAGAATCACCTACAAGGAGCTTGTGTACGATGGAGAAGCCCCCAAAGCCTGCTCCCCGAGCCCAGGAAACCCCGATTCCCCTTTCATCTTCCACCACGGGATTAGGAGACACTCGGAGTCCTCCGGCAAGGAGGAGCGAGAGCATGTGGGGGGGATAAAGGAGTTGGTGCTGCCTAGCGGGGCTGTAATCTCGTCTGCGTCACCCAGGAACAGccgcaggctggtggaggaggtcaggagccCTGAGCCCAGCCCCTTCGCCAGCTCCACGGACTTCTCCGACCGCGCCGCCTCCAGTGCCTCCTCCGTCACGGTGGAGAACTTCGACATGGATCACGTCCACCGCATGTCCTCGCTGGCCGTGTCCGGCCAGGCCAGCCGCGAGTCCAGCCGACCCTGCTCCCCGCGCTTCGACCCAGCGGACAAGTTCCACACCGACCCCACCCTTCCCAAGACCACCTGCCTCCCCAAGGAGCGACCGGTGGACCAGCTCAACAACAACATGGAGAGGATCTTCACACGGTTTGCCGACATGCAGCAGTGCCTGGCAGAGATCAGAGACTTCACCCAGAACGGGAAGAAGGCCCAGGGGGGCTACCCCAACGCTTGCGAGCCCCCCTATGTCAACGTCACATGCCAG AAGCAGCTGTCTGAGAACGTGTTTATAGACGAGAGGAGGCCGGTCCTGCTGTGCGAGGGGAAGCTGTGCCTGCGAGTCCTGCAGGAGCTATTCAACATCTCCATAGTGGAGATGATGTATG ggCCGCTCTGGGTGGTGTTGGTTGCCGACGGGGAAGGCTTTGTGCCGCTGGCGTTCAAGCCCAAGGAAGAGCTCACGGTCCGGAACGGGAAGAGGAAATCCCCCCTGAGGTCTCCTGGAACTCCCGAGGGGTCTTGTCCGTCCAGTCCCGTCCAGCGCAGCACCAATAACCACACCTCAGCCTCGATATAG
- the wdcp gene encoding WD repeat and coiled-coil-containing protein isoform X2, whose translation MDLGKAKLLRTGLNTLHQAIHPVHGLAWTDGKQVCLTSLCCVNGEVKFGDTNVIGQFEHVLGLFWGPLCCSGSAALLAVQHKKHVTVWQLQLSSLEQNKLLCTQTCEMSEPFPLLSQGCVWHPKMDILVVLTKKDASVLFSVRVDNRRVKAEIRASGLIHCACWTQDGTRLVIAIGSALHSYIWNDIQKSLVPCSFCPVFDVAGYICAIESTGEAQVAVATELPLDRICGLNAGMAFDLPADGEHLSGEGSPVVLLDEDGCLDRRRSFNFDRSCISSNSGPMDLTHILARHRRSDPSPLIHLRRKDHLTGSGQDSSHLILVTYERKVTTTRKVSIPGILVPDIVAFDPRGGTVAVASNTCNMVLVYCIMPSAMPNVQQISLQKNERPKGVCFLTDKMLLMMVGKQKSNDPAFLPSSNTDKYLLRITYKELVYDGEAPKACSPSPGNPDSPFIFHHGIRRHSESSGKEEREHVGGIKELVLPSGAVISSASPRNSRRLVEEVRSPEPSPFASSTDFSDRAASSASSVTVENFDMDHVHRMSSLAVSGQASRESSRPCSPRFDPADKFHTDPTLPKTTCLPKERPVDQLNNNMERIFTRFADMQQCLAEIRDFTQNGKKAQGGYPNACEPPYVNVTCQKQLSENVFIDERRPVLLCEGKLCLRVLQELFNISIVEMMYGPLWVVLVADGEGFVPLAFKPKEELTVRNGKRKSPLRSPGTPEGSCPSSPVQRSTNNHTSASI comes from the exons ATGGATCTGGGCAAAGCCAAGCTGCTAAGGACGGGACTGAACACTCTCCACCAGGCTATCCACCCTGTCCACGGGTTAGCGTGGACGGATGGGAAGCAAGtctgcctcacctctctctgctgCGTCAACGGGGAAGTCAAGTTCGGCGACACCAACGTCATCGGGCAGTTTGAGCATGTGCTGGGGCTCTTCTGGGGCCCGCTGTGTTGCTCCGGCTCCGCGGCGCTGCTGGCCGTCCAGCACAAGAAGCACGTGACCGTGTGGCAGCTGCAGCTGAGCTCCCTGGAGCAGAACAAGCTGCTGTGCACCCAGACCTGCGAGATGAGCGAGcccttccccctgctctcccagggctgtgtgtggcacCCTAAGATGGACATTCTGGTGGTGCTGACCAAGAAGGACGCCTCGGTGCTCTTCTCCGTCCGGGTGGACAACCGCCGGGTGAAGGCGGAGATCCGAGCCAGCGGACTGATCCACTGTGCCTGCTGGACCCAGGACGGCACGCGCCTGGTGATCGCTATAGGCAGCGCCCTGCACTCCTACATCTGGAACGACATCCAGAAGAGTCTGGTGCCGTGCTCTTTCTGCCCCGTCTTCGACGTGGCTGGTTACATCTGCGCCATCGAGTCCACGGGGGAGGCCCAGGTGGCCGTGGCGACAGAGCTGCCCCTGGACAGGATCTGTGGGCTGAACGCGGGGATGGCTTTCGACCTGCCCGCAGATGGTGAGCACCTGTCAGGGGAGGGCTCTCCCGTGGTCCTGCTGGACGAGGACGGCTGTCTGGACCGGAGGAGGTCCTTTAACTTTGACAGGTCCTGCATCTCCTCAAACTCGGGTCCCATGGACCTCACCCACATCCTGGCCAGACACCGGCGCTCAGaccccagccccctcatccacctccgCCGCAAGGACCACCTGACAGGCTCCGGGCAGGACTCCTCACACCTGATCCTGGTCACCTACGAACGTAAGGTCACCACCACACGTAAGGTGAGCATTCCTGGCATCCTTGTCCCGGACATCGTGGCCTTTGACCCAAGGGGCGGTACGGTGGCAGTGGCGTCTAACACCTGTAACATGGTGCTGGTCTACTGCATCATGCCCTCGGCCATGCCCAACGTCCAGCAAATCTCCCTGCAGAAGAACGAGAGGCCCAAGGGAGTGTGCTTCCTCACTGACAAGATGCTGCTGATGATGGTGGGAAAGCAGAAGTCCAACGACCcagccttcctcccctcctccaacacTGACAAGTACCTCCTGAGAATCACCTACAAGGAGCTTGTGTACGATGGAGAAGCCCCCAAAGCCTGCTCCCCGAGCCCAGGAAACCCCGATTCCCCTTTCATCTTCCACCACGGGATTAGGAGACACTCGGAGTCCTCCGGCAAGGAGGAGCGAGAGCATGTGGGGGGGATAAAGGAGTTGGTGCTGCCTAGCGGGGCTGTAATCTCGTCTGCGTCACCCAGGAACAGccgcaggctggtggaggaggtcaggagccCTGAGCCCAGCCCCTTCGCCAGCTCCACGGACTTCTCCGACCGCGCCGCCTCCAGTGCCTCCTCCGTCACGGTGGAGAACTTCGACATGGATCACGTCCACCGCATGTCCTCGCTGGCCGTGTCCGGCCAGGCCAGCCGCGAGTCCAGCCGACCCTGCTCCCCGCGCTTCGACCCAGCGGACAAGTTCCACACCGACCCCACCCTTCCCAAGACCACCTGCCTCCCCAAGGAGCGACCGGTGGACCAGCTCAACAACAACATGGAGAGGATCTTCACACGGTTTGCCGACATGCAGCAGTGCCTGGCAGAGATCAGAGACTTCACCCAGAACGGGAAGAAGGCCCAGGGGGGCTACCCCAACGCTTGCGAGCCCCCCTATGTCAACGTCACATGCCAG AAGCAGCTGTCTGAGAACGTGTTTATAGACGAGAGGAGGCCGGTCCTGCTGTGCGAGGGGAAGCTGTGCCTGCGAGTCCTGCAGGAGCTATTCAACATCTCCATAGTGGAGATGATGTATG ggCCGCTCTGGGTGGTGTTGGTTGCCGACGGGGAAGGCTTTGTGCCGCTGGCGTTCAAGCCCAAGGAAGAGCTCACGGTCCGGAACGGGAAGAGGAAATCCCCCCTGAGGTCTCCTGGAACTCCCGAGGGGTCTTGTCCGTCCAGTCCCGTCCAGCGCAGCACCAATAACCACAC CTCAGCCTCGATATAG